The following are from one region of the Equus przewalskii isolate Varuska chromosome 21, EquPr2, whole genome shotgun sequence genome:
- the LOC103540393 gene encoding eppin-like isoform X5, with amino-acid sequence MESSRLLRILVLSILLVNVQGSNLSGWLFPRRCPKIQERCEYQERDECTTDEECPDKTKCCVFSCGKKCLDLLQDVCKMPKETGPCLGLFQRWWYDKKYDTCSTFIYGGCQGNNNNFQSKAVCQNICSRKGLLP; translated from the exons ATGGAGTCTTCCAGACTTTTGAGAATCCTGGTGCTATCCATCCTTCTAGTGAATGTCCAGGGATCTAATCTGAGTGGCTGGCTCTTTCCAA GGAGATGCCCCAAGATCCAAGAGAGATGTGAATACCAAGAAAGGGATGAATGCACGACGGACGAAGAATGCCCGGACAAAACGAAGTGTTGTGTCTTCAGctgtggaaaaaaatgtttagacCTCCTACAAG ACGTATGCAAAATGCCAAAAGAAACTGGCCCCTGCCTGGGTCTTTTCCAACGTTGGTGGTATGATAAGAAATATGATACCTGCTCCACCTTCATCTATGGTGGCTGCCAAGGAAACAATAACAACTTCCAAAGCAAAGCCGTGTGCCAGAACATCTGCTCAAGAAAAG GTTTACTTCCCTGA